Proteins from one Microbacterium proteolyticum genomic window:
- a CDS encoding DedA family protein, which yields MNEILTWLLDVVQNVDPVVRTLVAGVAMMLETSVLVGLVVPGDTVVIVAGTAIASPLEGILLGVAVVIGSLAGESLGFWLGRYFGPRIRASRLGQKLGDRNWERADRYLRRRGGPAIFLSRFLPVLHSLVPLTVGMSGYRYRRFLAWTAPACIVWAGLYITVAATAAGTYRELADRIHYAGYVFVGIIVVFLLLVYIGKKVLERIERRHLAEEHDSLEPAGDDVKD from the coding sequence GTGAACGAGATCCTCACGTGGTTGCTCGACGTCGTCCAGAACGTCGACCCCGTGGTGCGCACGCTCGTCGCCGGAGTCGCGATGATGCTGGAGACCAGCGTGCTGGTCGGTCTCGTGGTCCCGGGCGACACCGTCGTCATCGTCGCGGGCACGGCGATCGCCTCGCCGCTGGAGGGGATCCTGCTCGGGGTGGCCGTCGTGATCGGGTCGCTCGCCGGCGAGAGCCTCGGCTTCTGGCTGGGACGCTACTTCGGTCCGCGTATCCGCGCGTCGCGTCTGGGGCAGAAGCTTGGCGACCGCAACTGGGAGCGTGCCGACCGGTACCTCCGCCGTCGCGGGGGCCCCGCCATCTTCCTGTCGCGCTTCCTGCCCGTGCTGCACTCGCTCGTGCCGCTGACGGTCGGCATGAGCGGCTACCGCTACCGACGGTTCCTGGCGTGGACGGCGCCCGCGTGCATCGTCTGGGCCGGCCTCTACATCACCGTCGCCGCGACGGCCGCGGGCACCTACCGTGAGCTCGCCGACCGCATCCACTACGCCGGATACGTCTTCGTCGGGATCATCGTCGTCTTCCTCCTCCTGGTCTACATCGGCAAGAAGGTGCTGGAGCGCATCGAGCGCCGGCACCTCGCCGAAGAGCACGACTCCCTCGAACCGGCGGGCGACGACGTGAAAGACTGA
- a CDS encoding App1 family protein, with protein MPRSPRAKVLWFARLEYRFHAWRERRARARGLRPSVTGFPGYGTEEWVRVLGRVLITPPVKRTSTGDFASLRGWRSFAAVPVGYAQVTVTIEGVAHEVVADRGGVIDAKLPASLPPGWQTVTMTVEGSEPTETRVFVVGSDVRFGVVSDVDDTVMVTALPRPLLAAWNSFVVDEHARQPVPGMAVMLERLSREHPGAPVIYLSTGAWNVAPTLTRFMRRHLFPAGAFLLTDWGPTHDRWFRSGRDHKEGNLRRLATEFPNVKWLLVGDDGQHDDAIYTHFAIEHPDSVAAVAIRRLLPAEAVLAGGRTVVDDHSAADVPWVSESDGAGLLERLEDVGVIAGDA; from the coding sequence ATGCCTCGCTCCCCTCGCGCCAAAGTGCTCTGGTTCGCCCGCCTGGAGTACCGCTTCCATGCCTGGCGCGAGCGTCGCGCACGGGCTCGCGGTCTCCGGCCCTCGGTCACCGGCTTCCCTGGCTACGGGACTGAGGAGTGGGTTCGCGTCCTCGGCCGCGTCCTCATCACTCCCCCGGTCAAGCGCACGTCCACCGGGGACTTCGCGAGCCTGAGGGGATGGCGCAGCTTCGCGGCGGTCCCGGTCGGGTACGCCCAGGTCACGGTGACGATCGAGGGAGTCGCGCACGAGGTCGTCGCCGACCGCGGCGGCGTCATCGACGCGAAGCTCCCCGCGTCGCTTCCTCCCGGATGGCAGACCGTGACGATGACGGTCGAGGGCAGCGAACCGACCGAGACCCGGGTGTTCGTCGTCGGCTCGGACGTGCGTTTCGGCGTCGTCAGCGACGTCGACGACACCGTCATGGTCACGGCTCTCCCCCGCCCGCTGCTCGCCGCCTGGAACTCGTTCGTCGTCGACGAGCACGCCCGCCAGCCCGTCCCCGGCATGGCCGTGATGCTCGAGCGACTCTCGCGTGAGCACCCCGGCGCCCCCGTGATCTACCTCTCCACGGGCGCGTGGAACGTGGCGCCGACGCTCACGCGCTTCATGCGCCGGCACCTCTTCCCCGCGGGCGCGTTCCTGCTGACCGACTGGGGGCCGACGCACGACCGGTGGTTCCGCAGCGGCCGCGACCACAAGGAGGGCAACCTCCGGCGACTGGCCACCGAGTTCCCGAACGTGAAGTGGCTCCTGGTCGGCGACGACGGACAGCACGACGACGCGATCTACACGCACTTCGCGATCGAGCACCCCGACAGCGTGGCGGCCGTCGCCATCCGGCGCCTGCTGCCCGCCGAGGCCGTGCTCGCCGGTGGCCGCACGGTCGTCGACGACCACTCCGCCGCCGACGTCCCGTGGGTCTCGGAATCCGACGGCGCCGGACTCCTCGAGCGTCTCGAGGACGTGGGCGTCATCGCCGGCGACGCCTGA
- a CDS encoding SOS response-associated peptidase encodes MCGRFVVANVASELVGVLRVDVETDELPPPSYNIAPTASVAIVLDSVKTEPPVRRLEVARWGLVPGWAKDVKIGARAFNARSEEIEDKPMFRNALIKRRAVIPASGYYEWKTTEAGKTPHYIHPADGSPLFFAGLYEWWKDPAKAEDDPTRWVLSCTILTRDAIGRLGSIHDRMPLFMDPDFADAWLDPTTENVGDILDAAVDAAPDVAETLDDHVVSSAVGNVRNDSPDLIEPVE; translated from the coding sequence ATGTGCGGTCGATTCGTCGTGGCCAATGTGGCATCCGAGCTCGTGGGGGTGCTGCGCGTCGACGTCGAGACCGATGAGCTGCCGCCGCCGTCGTACAACATCGCGCCCACGGCATCCGTGGCGATCGTGCTCGACTCGGTGAAGACCGAGCCGCCCGTGCGGCGCCTCGAGGTGGCACGGTGGGGGCTCGTCCCGGGCTGGGCGAAAGACGTGAAGATCGGCGCGCGGGCGTTCAACGCGCGGTCGGAGGAGATCGAAGACAAGCCGATGTTCCGCAACGCCCTGATCAAGCGTCGCGCGGTGATCCCCGCCTCCGGCTATTACGAGTGGAAGACCACCGAGGCGGGCAAGACCCCGCACTACATTCACCCCGCCGACGGGTCGCCGCTGTTCTTCGCCGGGCTCTACGAGTGGTGGAAGGATCCCGCCAAGGCGGAAGACGACCCGACGCGTTGGGTCCTCAGCTGCACGATCCTCACGCGCGACGCGATCGGCCGCCTCGGGTCGATCCACGACCGGATGCCGCTGTTCATGGACCCCGACTTCGCCGACGCGTGGCTCGACCCGACGACCGAGAACGTCGGCGACATCCTGGATGCCGCGGTCGACGCCGCCCCCGACGTCGCCGAGACGCTCGACGACCATGTCGTGTCGTCCGCGGTCGGGAACGTCCGCAACGACAGCCCCGACCTCATCGAGCCGGTGGAATGA
- a CDS encoding 3-methyladenine DNA glycosylase, with amino-acid sequence MTALLETDVLPPAEWTVRADAHAERADALTAAHRARASRGQKHPVEDFLFTYYSYKPAILRRWHPGPGIVLAEADERASWRWYRVAPDGTEVDAEAFRRDRGSLYRGVVNLLRATAARPAQFGCFGLHEWAMAYRADEVRHAVPLRLGRDGTDAVVESHDLKCTHFDAFRFFTPEAVPRNRTPLAREGQIDVEQPGCLHAGMDVYKWAVKLGPLVPGEILLDAFELARDIRTLDMEASPYDLADWGYSPVAIETPDGKAQYVARQRGLSERSQALRTALVAAVTEGDDTPGGADFLRLESV; translated from the coding sequence ATGACCGCACTCCTCGAGACGGATGTGCTTCCGCCCGCGGAGTGGACCGTGCGGGCGGACGCGCACGCCGAACGCGCCGACGCGCTGACGGCCGCTCACCGCGCCCGCGCCTCACGGGGGCAGAAGCATCCGGTCGAAGACTTCCTGTTCACCTACTACTCGTACAAGCCGGCGATCCTGCGACGGTGGCATCCCGGTCCCGGCATCGTGCTCGCCGAGGCCGACGAGCGGGCGTCCTGGCGCTGGTACCGGGTCGCGCCGGACGGGACGGAGGTGGATGCCGAGGCGTTCCGCCGCGACCGCGGTTCGCTGTACCGCGGCGTAGTGAACCTGCTGCGGGCCACCGCGGCCCGCCCGGCTCAGTTCGGGTGCTTCGGGCTGCACGAGTGGGCCATGGCCTACCGCGCCGACGAGGTGCGCCACGCGGTGCCGTTGCGTCTCGGGCGCGACGGCACGGACGCCGTGGTCGAGTCGCACGATCTCAAGTGCACCCACTTCGACGCGTTCCGGTTCTTCACGCCCGAGGCGGTTCCGCGCAACCGGACCCCGCTCGCCCGTGAGGGGCAGATCGACGTCGAGCAGCCTGGATGTCTGCACGCCGGTATGGACGTCTACAAGTGGGCTGTGAAGCTCGGCCCGCTCGTGCCCGGCGAGATCCTGCTCGACGCGTTCGAGCTGGCACGCGACATCCGCACGCTCGACATGGAAGCATCGCCCTACGACCTCGCCGACTGGGGCTACTCCCCCGTCGCGATCGAGACCCCGGACGGCAAAGCGCAGTACGTCGCCCGTCAGCGGGGCCTGAGCGAGCGGTCGCAGGCGCTGCGGACAGCGCTCGTGGCCGCGGTCACGGAGGGCGACGACACGCCCGGTGGAGCCGATTTCCTGCGCCTCGAATCCGTGTAG
- a CDS encoding LysR family transcriptional regulator, translating to MARRSSGVTLQQLQSFIEVAAEGSISAAADLLYVSQPTMSAAMKDLEAKVGRSLLVRSARGITLTTDGVEFLGYARQVVEQVALLEQRYLGGPASRRLLGVSAQHYSFVVDAFVRMVKASGAERYEFSLRETRTWDIIEDVRTLRSELGILYRNDFNRDVIDKLLRDSGLTFHPLFLADPHIFVSRKNPLAARERVTLDDLAGLPRLTFDQGNNNSFYFAEEILSTLSSEQEIRVSDRATIFNLMIGLEGYTISTGIISDDLDPEIVAVPLDVDERIEIGWIAHSAIPLTEQAQRYLDEVRAVVREFDVVLLG from the coding sequence ATGGCCCGTCGTTCCAGCGGTGTGACGCTGCAGCAGCTCCAGTCCTTCATCGAGGTCGCCGCGGAAGGCTCCATCTCCGCCGCAGCCGATCTGCTCTACGTGTCGCAGCCCACGATGTCGGCCGCGATGAAGGATCTCGAGGCGAAGGTGGGCCGCTCGTTGCTCGTCCGGTCGGCGCGCGGCATCACGCTGACGACCGACGGCGTCGAGTTCCTCGGGTACGCCCGCCAGGTCGTGGAGCAGGTCGCCCTTCTCGAACAGAGGTACCTGGGCGGCCCGGCGTCGCGGCGCCTCCTGGGCGTGTCGGCGCAGCACTACTCGTTCGTCGTCGACGCGTTCGTCCGCATGGTCAAGGCCAGCGGGGCCGAACGATACGAGTTCTCCCTCCGGGAGACGCGGACGTGGGACATCATCGAAGACGTCCGGACGCTGCGCAGTGAACTCGGCATCCTGTACCGCAACGACTTCAACCGCGACGTCATCGACAAGCTCCTGCGCGACTCGGGGCTCACGTTCCATCCGCTGTTCCTCGCCGACCCGCACATCTTCGTCTCGCGGAAGAACCCCCTCGCAGCGCGCGAGCGCGTGACGCTCGACGACCTCGCGGGCCTACCGCGCCTCACATTCGACCAGGGCAACAACAACTCGTTCTACTTCGCCGAGGAGATCCTCTCGACCCTGTCCAGCGAGCAGGAGATCCGCGTCTCCGACCGCGCGACCATCTTCAACCTCATGATCGGCCTCGAGGGATACACGATCTCGACCGGGATCATCAGCGACGACCTCGACCCCGAGATCGTCGCGGTGCCGCTCGACGTCGACGAGCGCATCGAGATCGGGTGGATCGCCCACTCCGCGATCCCGCTCACCGAACAGGCGCAGCGCTACCTCGACGAGGTGCGGGCCGTCGTGCGGGAGTTCGACGTCGTGCTGCTGGGGTAG
- a CDS encoding putative oxygenase MesX, with protein sequence MSTDFTYRISTTRFDEDYSPSESSRATTNFANLARGDDRRENLRSALTMIDRRFNDLARWDNPEGDRYTLELDIVSVDVEFAASGDDQRFPLLEVLDLVIVDRTTGVRHHGIVGNNFSSYLRDFDFSVLLPAASAAAGSFTVPDDFGALHGKLFQDFLESAAYRKRFTVSPVICISVSTSKTYRRTDNHHPVLGVEYAQDDYSLTDEYFGKMGLQVRYFMPAGSVAPLAFYFRGDLLNDYSNLQLIGTISTMETFQKIYRPEIYNANAAAAHVFRPTLDSGDFSRTRVDYDREERSRLAVTQGKYTEEHFVKPHGELLARWAGLSPALVH encoded by the coding sequence ATGTCCACCGACTTCACCTACCGGATCTCGACCACCCGATTCGACGAGGACTACTCGCCGTCCGAGAGCTCCCGCGCCACGACGAACTTCGCCAACCTCGCCCGCGGTGACGACCGCCGTGAGAACCTGCGCAGTGCGCTGACGATGATCGACCGCCGGTTCAACGACCTGGCGCGGTGGGACAACCCGGAGGGCGACCGCTACACCCTCGAGCTCGACATCGTCTCGGTCGACGTGGAGTTCGCGGCATCCGGTGACGACCAGCGCTTCCCGCTCCTCGAGGTGCTCGACCTCGTGATCGTGGACCGAACGACCGGTGTTCGCCACCACGGGATCGTCGGCAACAACTTCTCGTCGTACCTGCGCGACTTCGACTTCAGCGTGCTGCTGCCCGCGGCCAGCGCCGCCGCCGGGTCGTTCACCGTCCCCGACGACTTCGGCGCGCTCCACGGAAAGCTGTTCCAGGACTTCCTGGAGTCCGCCGCGTACCGGAAGCGGTTCACGGTGTCGCCGGTCATCTGCATCAGCGTCTCCACCAGCAAGACCTACCGGCGCACCGACAACCACCACCCCGTCCTCGGTGTCGAGTACGCGCAGGACGACTACTCGCTCACCGACGAGTACTTCGGGAAGATGGGGCTGCAGGTCCGCTACTTCATGCCGGCCGGCAGCGTCGCTCCGCTGGCGTTCTACTTCCGCGGCGATCTGCTCAACGACTACTCGAACCTGCAGCTAATCGGCACGATCAGCACGATGGAGACCTTCCAGAAGATCTACCGTCCCGAGATCTACAACGCCAACGCCGCCGCCGCACACGTGTTCCGTCCGACTCTGGACAGCGGCGACTTCTCCCGCACGCGGGTCGATTACGACCGCGAAGAGCGCTCGCGCCTCGCGGTCACCCAGGGGAAATACACCGAGGAGCATTTCGTGAAGCCCCACGGCGAGCTTCTCGCCCGCTGGGCAGGCCTCTCCCCCGCCCTCGTCCACTGA
- a CDS encoding methionine synthase, which translates to MNALLPTAVVGSLPKPSWLAEPEKLWSPWALEGDALVEGQQDALRAAVHEQRQRGIDIVSDGEQTRQHFVTTFIEHLSGVDFENRETVRIRNRYDASVPTVVGPVERPQPVFVADAAFLRAQTDQRIKWALPGPMTMIDTLSDRYYKSREKLAWEFAGILNQEAKELEAAGVDVIQFDEPAFNVFFDDVRDWGMATLERAVEGLRAETAVHICYGYGIKANTDWKETLGPEWRQYEESFPLLQKSSIDIVSLESHNSRIPIEVIELIRGKKIMLGAIDVASHEIERPEEVADTLRRALDFVDADKLIASSNCGMAPLPRDVALAKLSALSAGAAILREELAGALV; encoded by the coding sequence ATGAACGCACTCCTTCCCACCGCGGTCGTCGGCAGCCTGCCCAAGCCCTCGTGGCTCGCCGAACCCGAGAAGCTCTGGTCGCCGTGGGCGCTCGAGGGCGATGCCCTCGTCGAAGGGCAGCAGGACGCCCTGCGTGCGGCCGTCCACGAGCAGCGCCAGCGCGGCATCGACATCGTCAGCGACGGCGAGCAGACCCGCCAGCACTTCGTGACGACGTTCATCGAGCATCTCAGCGGCGTCGACTTCGAGAACCGTGAGACGGTCCGCATCCGCAACCGGTACGACGCCAGTGTGCCCACCGTCGTCGGGCCCGTCGAGCGTCCCCAGCCGGTCTTCGTCGCGGATGCCGCCTTCCTCCGCGCGCAGACCGACCAGCGGATCAAGTGGGCCCTGCCCGGGCCGATGACGATGATCGACACCCTCTCGGACCGTTACTACAAGAGCCGCGAGAAGCTCGCGTGGGAGTTCGCCGGCATCCTGAACCAAGAAGCCAAGGAGCTCGAGGCGGCCGGGGTCGACGTTATCCAGTTCGACGAGCCCGCTTTCAACGTGTTCTTCGATGATGTGCGCGACTGGGGCATGGCGACGCTCGAACGCGCCGTCGAGGGTCTGCGCGCCGAGACGGCCGTGCACATCTGCTACGGCTACGGCATCAAGGCGAACACCGACTGGAAGGAAACGCTCGGCCCGGAGTGGCGGCAGTACGAGGAGTCCTTCCCCCTGCTGCAGAAGTCGAGCATTGACATCGTCTCGCTGGAGTCGCACAACTCGCGCATCCCGATTGAGGTCATCGAGCTGATCCGCGGCAAGAAGATCATGCTCGGTGCGATCGACGTGGCCTCGCACGAGATCGAGCGCCCCGAAGAGGTGGCCGACACTCTCCGTCGCGCCCTGGACTTCGTGGATGCCGACAAGCTCATCGCCAGCTCCAACTGCGGCATGGCGCCGCTGCCCCGCGACGTCGCCCTCGCCAAGCTCAGCGCGCTGAGCGCGGGTGCGGCGATCCTGCGGGAGGAACTGGCCGGCGCGCTGGTCTGA
- the rsfS gene encoding ribosome silencing factor codes for MTASPNGIEMARIAAIAADSKAGEDLVALDVSEPLPLVDIFLLVTGRNERNVAAIADEVEEKLLETGHKRLRREGRQESRWVLLDFGDLVVHVFHEQERVYYGLERLWKDCPVVPLEIPAPASAD; via the coding sequence ATGACAGCCAGCCCCAACGGCATCGAGATGGCGCGCATCGCCGCGATCGCAGCCGACTCGAAAGCGGGCGAAGACCTCGTCGCGCTCGACGTGTCCGAGCCGCTGCCGCTCGTCGACATCTTCCTCCTGGTCACGGGGCGCAACGAGCGCAACGTCGCCGCCATCGCCGACGAGGTGGAGGAGAAGCTCCTCGAAACCGGTCACAAGCGGCTGCGCCGTGAGGGACGCCAGGAATCGCGCTGGGTGCTCCTCGACTTCGGCGACCTGGTGGTGCACGTCTTCCACGAGCAGGAGCGCGTCTACTACGGCCTCGAGCGCCTGTGGAAGGACTGCCCGGTCGTGCCGCTGGAGATCCCGGCTCCGGCTTCCGCCGACTGA
- the nadD gene encoding nicotinate-nucleotide adenylyltransferase: MSVTRAPRIGVMGGTFDPIHHGHLVAASEVAQSFDLDEVVFVPTGRPWQKADVTESEHRYLMTVIATASNPQFTVSRVDIDRAGPTYTIDTLRDLKRERPGADLFFITGADAVAQILGWRNHQELWDLAHFVAVSRPGHVLTTEGLPTEDVSQLEIPALSISSTDCRARVRRGHPVWYLVPDGVVQYIAKHHLYRSPA, from the coding sequence ATGTCGGTGACACGCGCCCCTCGCATCGGGGTCATGGGTGGGACGTTCGATCCCATCCATCACGGTCACCTGGTCGCGGCCAGTGAGGTCGCTCAGTCGTTCGATCTCGATGAGGTCGTCTTCGTCCCCACGGGTCGACCGTGGCAGAAAGCCGACGTCACCGAGAGCGAGCACCGCTATCTGATGACGGTCATCGCGACCGCCTCCAACCCGCAGTTCACGGTCAGTCGCGTCGACATCGATCGCGCGGGGCCGACCTACACGATCGACACGCTGCGCGATCTCAAGCGTGAACGTCCCGGCGCCGACCTGTTCTTCATCACCGGCGCCGACGCGGTGGCCCAGATCCTGGGGTGGCGCAACCATCAGGAGCTGTGGGACCTGGCGCACTTCGTCGCCGTCTCCCGCCCCGGACACGTGCTGACGACGGAGGGCCTCCCCACCGAAGACGTCAGCCAGCTCGAGATCCCGGCGCTGTCCATTTCGTCCACAGACTGCCGCGCCCGAGTGCGCCGAGGCCACCCCGTGTGGTACCTCGTGCCCGACGGTGTCGTGCAGTACATCGCGAAGCATCACCTCTACCGGAGCCCTGCATGA
- a CDS encoding glutamate-5-semialdehyde dehydrogenase, with translation MTLTAVSVDERLRLAKDAARQVGLLDSAAKTAMLRAIADAIDASSDAIVAANADDLESGRAADIGDALLDRLRLDAGRVASLAAAVRDVADLPDPVGRVLDRRTLPNGLALEKVAVPFGVVGSIYEARPNVTVDIAALALRSGNAVVLRGGSAAQHSNAALVEVMRGALKSQGVSPEAIQTVDDFGRDGARALMNARGLVDVLVPRGSAGLIETVVTQSTVPVIETGAGVVHVYLDATARADWARDIVLNAKTQRPSVCNAVETVLVHRDAADRLLPELLGSLAAAGVRVHGDETAAGYDPRVVAATEDDWATEYLSLDLAVRVVDDLDTALEHIRRYSTHHTESIITDDDAAAARFLAEVDSAVVLVNASTRFTDGGEFGFGAEVGISTQKLHARGPMGLAELTSTKWLGRGDGQVRA, from the coding sequence ATGACCCTCACCGCCGTTTCGGTCGACGAACGCCTGCGTCTCGCGAAGGACGCCGCCCGCCAGGTCGGGCTCCTCGACTCCGCGGCCAAGACCGCGATGCTGCGGGCGATCGCCGACGCGATCGACGCCTCGAGCGACGCGATCGTCGCGGCCAACGCCGATGATCTCGAGAGCGGTCGCGCCGCCGACATCGGCGACGCGTTGCTGGATCGCCTGCGGCTGGATGCCGGGCGGGTGGCATCCCTCGCCGCCGCCGTCCGCGACGTCGCCGACCTGCCCGATCCGGTCGGCCGCGTGCTCGACCGCCGCACGCTCCCCAACGGTCTCGCGCTCGAGAAGGTCGCGGTGCCGTTCGGCGTCGTCGGGTCCATCTACGAAGCGCGCCCCAACGTCACCGTCGACATCGCGGCGCTCGCGCTGCGCTCGGGCAACGCCGTGGTGCTGCGCGGGGGTTCCGCCGCGCAGCACTCCAACGCCGCCCTCGTCGAGGTGATGCGCGGTGCGCTGAAGAGCCAGGGCGTCTCGCCCGAGGCGATCCAGACCGTCGACGACTTCGGCCGCGACGGCGCTCGAGCCCTCATGAACGCCCGAGGCCTGGTCGACGTCCTCGTCCCGCGCGGGAGCGCCGGGCTGATCGAGACGGTCGTGACGCAGTCGACGGTGCCGGTGATCGAGACGGGCGCCGGTGTCGTCCACGTCTACCTGGATGCCACCGCCCGAGCCGACTGGGCGCGCGACATCGTGTTGAACGCGAAGACGCAGCGTCCGAGCGTCTGCAACGCCGTCGAGACCGTCCTCGTCCACCGGGATGCCGCTGATCGACTGCTGCCCGAACTCCTGGGGTCGCTCGCCGCCGCCGGGGTGCGCGTGCACGGCGACGAGACGGCGGCCGGATACGACCCCCGCGTCGTCGCGGCCACCGAGGACGACTGGGCGACCGAGTACCTGAGCCTCGACCTGGCCGTCCGGGTCGTGGACGATCTGGACACCGCGCTCGAGCACATCCGTCGGTACTCCACGCACCACACCGAGTCGATCATCACCGACGACGACGCGGCCGCGGCCCGGTTCCTCGCCGAGGTCGACTCCGCCGTGGTCCTCGTGAACGCGTCCACGCGATTCACGGACGGCGGCGAGTTCGGCTTCGGCGCCGAGGTCGGGATCTCCACCCAGAAACTGCACGCGCGCGGCCCCATGGGTCTCGCCGAGCTCACGAGCACCAAGTGGCTCGGGCGCGGCGACGGCCAGGTCCGGGCCTGA
- the proB gene encoding glutamate 5-kinase, with protein MTARSRADLPSASRVVVKVGSSSISGDGAFRIDLIVDALARARESGIEVVLVSSGAIATALPLLDLQGRPNDLATQQAAAAVGQNVLMWRYQTSLDRFGLLAGQVLLTAGDLENATHRSNARRAMERLLGLGILPIVNENDTVATHEIRFGDNDRLAALVAQLIGADALVLLSDIECLYTAPPSEPGARPITDVEWGDYLSEYTFGSVTVNGVGTGGAATKASAAKLASAAGVGVLVTSADLVAEALSGASVGTWFAPHPDPVTLATGPVGAVPAAID; from the coding sequence ATGACCGCTCGCTCGCGCGCCGATCTCCCTTCGGCGTCCCGTGTCGTGGTGAAGGTCGGGTCGTCGTCGATCAGCGGCGACGGGGCGTTCCGCATCGACCTGATCGTGGATGCCCTCGCGCGCGCGCGTGAGAGCGGCATCGAGGTCGTCCTGGTGTCGAGCGGGGCGATCGCCACGGCGCTGCCGCTGCTCGACCTCCAGGGGCGTCCGAACGATCTCGCGACGCAGCAGGCGGCGGCGGCCGTCGGACAGAACGTGCTGATGTGGCGCTACCAGACCTCGCTCGACCGGTTCGGACTGCTCGCAGGGCAAGTGCTGCTCACCGCCGGAGACCTCGAGAACGCGACGCACCGGTCGAACGCGCGCCGGGCGATGGAGCGGCTGCTGGGGCTCGGCATCCTGCCCATCGTCAACGAGAACGACACCGTCGCGACCCACGAGATCCGCTTCGGCGACAACGACCGGCTCGCAGCCCTCGTCGCGCAGCTCATCGGAGCCGACGCCCTCGTGCTGCTGAGCGACATCGAGTGCCTGTACACGGCGCCGCCGAGCGAACCGGGAGCGCGCCCGATCACCGATGTGGAGTGGGGCGACTACCTCTCGGAGTACACCTTCGGCTCGGTCACCGTGAATGGCGTCGGCACCGGGGGAGCGGCGACCAAGGCCTCGGCCGCGAAGCTCGCCTCCGCCGCCGGCGTTGGTGTGCTGGTCACGAGCGCCGACCTCGTCGCCGAGGCCCTCTCGGGCGCCTCGGTCGGCACGTGGTTCGCCCCGCATCCCGACCCCGTCACCCTCGCCACCGGCCCCGTGGGCGCGGTGCCCGCGGCGATAGACTGA